GGCCGGCGACGAGGTCTACGGCACCAGCGACCGCGGCTCGTTCGCGGAGTTCGCGGTCGCGCCGGTCACCCGGCTCGCCCACAAGCCCACCCGGCTGTCGTTCACCGAGGCCGCCGCGATCCCGGTCTCCGGCCAGACCGCGCTCGACGCGATCCGCGCGGCCGGCCCGCTCACCGGCCGCCGAATAATGATCATCGGTGCGGGCGGTGGCATCGGCGCGTTCGCGGTGCAGCTCGCGGTCGCCGGCGGCGCGCACGTCACCGCGGTCTGCGGCCCCGGCAAGGCGCCGCTGATGGACTCGCTCGGCGCGGACCGCGTCATCGACTACACCCGGGCGGAGATCGACCGCGACGGCCCGGTGCACGACGTCATCCTGGACACCGCGGGTTGCCGCCCGTTCCCCCTGCTCCGCCGCGCGCTGACGCCGGCCGGCACGGTGCTGCTGGCCGGCGGCGGCCACGACGCGCCCGGCTTCCTCGGCGGCTTCACCCGCCAGCTGCGCGCGCCCCTGGCCGGCCTGTTCAGCCGCCGGCGCCTGCGCCCGATCGCCGGCCACGAACGCGCGGCCGGCCTGGAGGAGATCAACCGCCTGGTCGAGGCGGGCCACCTCACGCCCGTGATCGACCGGACGTTCCCGCTCTCCGACACCG
This genomic window from Catenuloplanes niger contains:
- a CDS encoding NAD(P)-dependent alcohol dehydrogenase, which codes for MINRRYGDPSTVLHLADLPRPSPGRGEVLIEVRAAAVDPGVWILITGRPPAARLAFGLRRPRQPVRGRDLAGVVVATGPGVTGFTAGDEVYGTSDRGSFAEFAVAPVTRLAHKPTRLSFTEAAAIPVSGQTALDAIRAAGPLTGRRIMIIGAGGGIGAFAVQLAVAGGAHVTAVCGPGKAPLMDSLGADRVIDYTRAEIDRDGPVHDVILDTAGCRPFPLLRRALTPAGTVLLAGGGHDAPGFLGGFTRQLRAPLAGLFSRRRLRPIAGHERAAGLEEINRLVEAGHLTPVIDRTFPLSDTVAAIAHLAAGHPTGKIVITMDR